GTGCCGCTGGAAGTCGCGCGCGAGCGCCTGGACGCCACCCGCACCCTCGACAAGTTCGAGTCCGAGGAGGCCGCCTTCTTCCAGCGCTGCCGCAACGAATACCTGCGCCGCGCCAAGGAGCACCCCGAACGGATCGTGGTCATCGACTCGACCCGCACCATCGACGATGTCCGCACCGCCCTGCGTGCGGCACTGGAGAAGTTGTTGTGAAGCTCAGTGGCATCACTTACCCCTGGCAGGAAGAGGCCTGGACGCAATTGCAGCAGATGCGCGTCCGCCTGCCCCATGCGATCCTGTTTTACGGCCCGGCCGGCATCGGCAAGGCCGACTTCATCGAGGCCTTCGCCCAGGCCTTGTTGTGCGAAAACGTGCGTCCCGACGGCCATGCCTGCGGCGCGTGCGCGTCCTGCGGCTGGTTCGCCCAGGGCAACCATCCCGACTACCGCCGCGTGCGGCCGGAAGCGATGGAAGACGAAGCCCCGCCGGCCGAGGGCGAGGACGCCGCCGACACCGATAAAAAGTCGAAATCCTCGAAGACGGCCTCGAAAGACATCAAGATCGAGCAGGTGCGCGCGCTGGCCGACTTCATGAACATCTCGACCCACCGCCAGGGCTTGCGCGTGGTGGTGCTGTATCCGGCCGAGGCGCTGAACATGCCGGCCTCGAACGCGCTGCTGAAGACGCTGGAAGAGCCGCCGCCGGGCACCGTGTTCCTGCTGGCGTCGAACGGCCTGGACCGGCTGCTGCCGACGATCCTGTCGCGCTGCCGCAAGTTCGCGCTCCCCATGCCCGAGCACGCCCAGGCCCTGGCCTGGCTCGAGGCCCAGGGCGTGCAGGATGCCGACGGCTGGCTGCGCGAGCAGGGCGGGGCGCCGCTGGCGGCCCTCGTCCAGGCCGAGACCGGCAGCCGCGAAGAACTGGACGCCCTGCTGCACATCCTGGCCCAGCCGAGCGTCGAGGCCGCGTTGCGTGCCGCTGACAAATTGAGCAAAGCGCCGCTGGCATCCCTCGTCGCATGGCAGCAACGGTGGCTGTATGACGTGTTTTCGTACAAGCTGTCCGGCACGATCCGCTATTATCCGCGGTATCGCCAGCAGCTGGCCAAGCTGGCCGAGCGCGTCCATACGGCCAAGCTGATGCAGGCGATCAAGTCGACCAACGAACGGCGCGCGGTGGCGGATCACCCGCTGTCGCCGAAATTGTTTGTCGAAGATATGTTGCTTGATTACACTGCCTGCTGCAGCGCTTGATCTAGCCACGAAAGGATTCCGATGAACGGCTTGCCCACCGACCCGAACGCACCACCGGGTTTGCCGACGACGCCCCAGGCGCCGCGGCCGTCCGTGCTCTCGCTCGCCATCAAGGAGAAGGCGGCGCTGTACGCGGCCTACATGCCTTTCCTGAAGAATGGCGGGATGTTCGTGCCGACCAACAAGCCGTACAAGATCGGCGACGAGATCTACCTGATCCTGTCGCTGATGGATGACCCGAACAAATACCCGATCGCCGGCAAGGTCGCCTGGATCACGCCGGCCGGCGCCAACAATAACAAGGCGCAAGGCATCGGCGTGCATTTCCCGGCCGACGAAACCGGCCAGCGCGCCAAGCTGCGCATCGAAGAAATCCTGGGCGCCGCGCTGCGTTCCTCACGCGCCACCCATACCCTGTAAATCGATCAAATTTTTATGCCGTCGTACGTACACCGCCTTGCCCGCATCGACGACCTGCCCGTCATCGTCGATATCTACAACTCCACGATCGCCTCGCGCGAAGTCACCGCCGACACCGAACCGATCACGGTCCAGTCGCGCGAGCAATGGTTCGCTGACCACACCCCGGAACGCCGTCCATTGTGGGTCATCCATGACGCCGCGGACAAATCCGACGATCCGGAAGTGATCGGCTGGTGCTCCTACTCGAACTTCTATGGCCGTCCGGCCTACTCCGGCACCGCCGAGGTGTCGATCTACATCGCCGAAAGCTGGCGCGGCAAGGGCATCGGCCGCTACTGCCTGGAACAGGCGATGGCCTTCGCGCCGAATATCAAGGTGCACACCCTGCTGGGCTTCATCTTCGGCCACAACGCGCCCAGCCTGGCCCTGTTCCGCAAGTACGGCTTCGAGACCTGGGCGAATTTCCCGCGGGTGGCCAACCTGGATGGGATCGAGCGCGACCTGATCATCCTCGGCAAGCGCGTCGCAGACTAAAATTCAGTCGCCCGGTCCCTCGCCGGGCATCGTGTCCGCCATCAGCCGGAGTTCTTCCGGCGTCAGTTCTTCCGGCTTCTTGTTCGCCAGCGCGTCAAAGTCCGGATGAGGGTCGGGCTGGGCGCTCTGCTGCGCTTGGCCGGCCTGGTCGGCGCCTGGCTGGCTGCCGGCCGGCGCCGGCTGTCCGCTCCGCTGAGTCTGCTCCGCCTGCTGCTTCTGCTGCTGATCCTTCTGCTCGTTGCTCATAGAAAATCTCCATGCTGAGTGGTCCTTGTGACCGAGTTTGGCATAGCGGCGCTTGCGGCGGCGTCCTGTTAAGCTTCACGGACCATGAAGCGCGTCCTTCCATTGCTGATGCTTCTCGCTGCCTGCGCGCCGCCGGCGCCGCCACAGCCCGGCGCGGCGTCCGGCGCGGCAGCCGACCGGGACGCGTATCGGGAAGCGTATCGCGCGGCCGCCGCCGCAGGCAGCGCCGTGTACCAGGTCGATCCGGACGCTTCGCTGGTGGCGGTCGTGGTGCGCCGGGCGGGCCTGGCGGCGCGGCTCGGCCACAACCATGTGGTGGCGAGCCGCAGCCTGGAGGGCTATGCGGCGCCCGGCCTGGGTCGGGCCGACATCGCCTTCCGTGTCGACCGGATGAGCATCGACGAGGCCGGACTTCTGCGCGAGGCGGGCATCGACACCCAGCCATCGGCGGAAGCGGTCGAGGGCACGCGCAGGAATATGCTGGGTCCGGTGCTCGAGGCGGCGCGCTATCCGACGGTGACGTTGCATGCGGAGCTGACGCCGGGGCGGCAACTGCGCGCCGCCGTCACGCTGCACGGCTTCACGCGCTGGATGACGCTGCCGGGCACGCTGGAGGTGGAGGCCGCGCGCCTGGATACGAGCGGAACGGTGCGGCTGAAGCAGACCGATTTCGGCATCACGCCGTTTTCGGTCGGGGGCGGCCTGCTCGCGGTGCAGGACGAGCTGGAGGTGCGCTACCACATCGTCGCGCGGCGCTGGGCGCCGTCCGGGCATCGCGTACAATAAGCGGATGTACATCGATTCACATTGCCATATCAATTTCCCGGAGTTGGCAGCCCGCATGCCCGAGATCCTCGCCAGGATGGCCGAGAACAAGGTCGACAAGGCGCTGTGCGTGTCGGTCAACCTGCCGGAATTTCCCAGCGTGCTCGCCCTGGCCGAGCAGTATCCGCATATTTACGCGTCGGTCGGCGTGCACCCCGACTACGAAGACACGCCCGAACCCACCGTCGAGGAACTGGTGCGCCTGGCCGGCCATCCGAAGATCGTCGCGATCGGCGAGACCGGCCTCGATTACTACCGCCTCGAAGGCGACCTGGAGTGGCAGCGCGCGCGCTTTCGCACCCACATCCGCGCCTCGCGCGCGACCCGCAAGCCGCTGATCATCCATACCCGCTCGGCCAGCGCCGACACGATCCGCATCCTGCAGGAAGAGGGCGCGGCGGTCGACAAGGGCGGCGTTGCCGGCGTGATGCACTGCTTTACGGAGACGCTGGAGGTCGCGCAGGCGGCGATCGAGATGGGTTTTTACATCTCCTTTTCCGGCATCGTCACCTTCAAGAGCGCGAAAGACCTGCAGGCTGTGGCGCGGGCGCTGCCGCTCGACCGCATCCTGATCGAGACCGACTCGCCTTATCTCGCGCCCGTGCCCTACCGTGGGAAAATGAACGAGCCGGGTTTCGTGCCGCACGTGGCCGAGTTCATCGCCACGCTCAAGGACGTGCCGCTGCGCGAGGTGGCGGAGCGCACTACCGACAACTTTTACAAGCTGTTCAACATAGCGAAAAACTGAGGAGGGCCTGAACCATGATGCAGCGTCGCGGATTTCTTCGTTTGACCGGCCGGTCGATTCTTGCAGCGCTGGTCGTGGCGGCCTTTCCAAACGCCATGGCGTTCGCTGCGACGCCGGGCCAGGTCTCGGATTTTTACCGCGCGGTCCAGATGGACGACGCAAGCACCGTCAAGTCCCTGCTGGCGGCGGGCGTGGACCCGAACGGGCCGAATCCGGTCGGCGGCGAGCCGGCGCTGGTGGCGGCGCTGCGCGAAGGCTCGATGCGGGTCTTCCGGGTGCTGGTCGACCACCCCGGCATCCAGCTCGACGCCCCGGCCCTGAATGGCAACACCGCCCTCATGATGGCGGCCTTCAAGCATAACCAGGCGGCGGCGGAGGTGCTGGTCCAGCGCGGCGCGGCCGTCAACCGCCCGGGCTGGACCCCGCTGCACTACGCGGCCGCCAGTGGCGACGAGCCCATCGCCAGGCTCCTGATCAAGCACGGCGCCAAGGTCGATGCCGTTTCGCCGCCGGCCAGCGGCGCCATGACGCCCCTGATGATGGCCGAGCGCGAGGGGCATCCGGACATGGTCGCGTTCCTGAAGGAGAAGGGCGCGAATCCTCAGCTCAGGAACACCGAGGGGCTGACGGCGGCGCAGATCGGGGAGCGCAGCAAAGGCGCACGCTGAAGTCACTTCAACAAGCCCAATCGACAAACTGGCGCGGAAATCCCCATCAGCTCCGCGCATCAAAATCTTTCCTCGTTGCAGATAATGCTCTGACGCAATCAACCACGGCGCCGGCGGGACGCGGAGCTGACAACGAGGAACAACATGCTGAACGAACGCGAAATCGAGAGCTGCTATCTGGGGCAGTTCATCCCGGTCCATTACCACCACAACATGCTGATGGACCAGAATCGCATGCACAGCTTCAAGTCGGCGATCTTCCACGCTGTCAAGCCGGGCGCCAAGGTGCTGGAACTGGGCGGCGGCACCGGCGTGCTGTCCTTTTTCGCGGCCCAGGCCGCCGAGAAGGTCTATTGCGTCGAGTTCAATCCCGACATGGTGCGTGAAGCCCGCAAGTTCCTGGCCATGAACCAGAACGGCCACAAGGTCGAGGTGATCCACGCCGACGCCTTCGAGTACCTGCCGCCGGAGCCGGTCGATATCGTGATCTGCGAGATGATCCATGTCGGCATGCTGCGCGAGAAGCAGGTCGAGGTGATCGAATCCTTCAAGCGCCGCTACCTGGCGCGCTTCGGCGGCCCGCTGCCGGTCTTCATGCCGGAAGCCGTCATCATGGCGGTCCAGCCGCTGCAGCAGGAATACGATTTCGAAGGTTTCAACGCGCCGATCGTGCAGTTCCAGCCGACCAACGTCATCTACCCGGGCACGGTCGAACTGGCCCAGCCGGCCGTGTACAGCATCCTCGACTTCAACCAGCCGGTGGACCCGCTGGTCGCCTGGGAAGGCCGGGTCCAGGTCGAGAAGGCCGGCACCCTGAATGCACTGCGCTTCATCACCAAGAACGTGCTGTCGATCATCGAGGAACTGGGCACGACGGTCGATTGGCTGAACCACTACATGATGCTGCCGCTGGCACAGCCGCTCGAGGTCCGTGCCGGCGACATCGTCCAGATCAGCTTCGCCTACCGCTGCGGCGGCTCGCTGCCCTCGCTGGAGGCGTCGATCCGCACCGAACTGGTGGCGCGCTTCGAGCAGGAAGCGGTCGCCGAGCCGGCTGTCGAGTCGACGGTGTACGCCTGAACGGCTGAACACAGCTTCCCTGCGCAACGGCCCCGCCTCGGGGCCGTTTTTCATTCAGCCCCCGTTTTCATCCGTCCATCCCCATCTGCTGCCATTCGTCGCAAGATCGTTGCCCCGCCAGGCACTTGTCAGTACAGTCACAGCATCGAATCCCCCCATGCCTGAAGGAGCGAACAATGCTTGGATTCCTCGCCTGGTTGCTGCTGCTGTTCCTGTGCTGGCCTCTCGCCCTGCTGGCACTGTTCCTGTACCCGCTGGTGTGGCTGGTCCTGCTGCCGTTCCGCCTGCTCGGGATCGGTGTGGAAGCCGTGTTCGAACTGCTGAAGGCCGTCGTGCTGCTGCCGGCACGGATCCTCGGCGCTTCGCCAGGACGCTAGGTTCAGTTTCTTTACCTTAAGCCAGTGTGCGTCGATTAACAGACCGTGCTCCATCCTTCGCCTATCGTGGGCATACTGATGGCTTTCATTCGTCAGCCATGCTTAGAAAGGAAACGACTATGCGCCTGGATATTTACCGCAGAGCCGAACAGGACGGCAAATTTTCGTACCTGGCGGTGCCCGAAACCCGCAACATTCCCGAGGAAGCCACGAATACGGACTGGGAAGTCGAAGCCCGCGCCGTCGAGGTGGACGACGATGCCCAGCAGATCGAGGATTACGACATCCGGAATCTGAACGGCCAGCTGGCCGAAAAAGGTTACGCGGTCACATCCACGATGCACTGACCCTGTAGCACACCCACGACAAGTCGCAGCCGGAAACCGGTTCCTCCGCCGAATGGCGGGAGGGCCGGCG
This window of the Massilia sp. WG5 genome carries:
- a CDS encoding DNA polymerase III subunit delta'; this encodes MKLSGITYPWQEEAWTQLQQMRVRLPHAILFYGPAGIGKADFIEAFAQALLCENVRPDGHACGACASCGWFAQGNHPDYRRVRPEAMEDEAPPAEGEDAADTDKKSKSSKTASKDIKIEQVRALADFMNISTHRQGLRVVVLYPAEALNMPASNALLKTLEEPPPGTVFLLASNGLDRLLPTILSRCRKFALPMPEHAQALAWLEAQGVQDADGWLREQGGAPLAALVQAETGSREELDALLHILAQPSVEAALRAADKLSKAPLASLVAWQQRWLYDVFSYKLSGTIRYYPRYRQQLAKLAERVHTAKLMQAIKSTNERRAVADHPLSPKLFVEDMLLDYTACCSA
- a CDS encoding PilZ domain-containing protein; this encodes MNGLPTDPNAPPGLPTTPQAPRPSVLSLAIKEKAALYAAYMPFLKNGGMFVPTNKPYKIGDEIYLILSLMDDPNKYPIAGKVAWITPAGANNNKAQGIGVHFPADETGQRAKLRIEEILGAALRSSRATHTL
- a CDS encoding GNAT family N-acetyltransferase, with product MPSYVHRLARIDDLPVIVDIYNSTIASREVTADTEPITVQSREQWFADHTPERRPLWVIHDAADKSDDPEVIGWCSYSNFYGRPAYSGTAEVSIYIAESWRGKGIGRYCLEQAMAFAPNIKVHTLLGFIFGHNAPSLALFRKYGFETWANFPRVANLDGIERDLIILGKRVAD
- a CDS encoding YceI family protein, with protein sequence MKRVLPLLMLLAACAPPAPPQPGAASGAAADRDAYREAYRAAAAAGSAVYQVDPDASLVAVVVRRAGLAARLGHNHVVASRSLEGYAAPGLGRADIAFRVDRMSIDEAGLLREAGIDTQPSAEAVEGTRRNMLGPVLEAARYPTVTLHAELTPGRQLRAAVTLHGFTRWMTLPGTLEVEAARLDTSGTVRLKQTDFGITPFSVGGGLLAVQDELEVRYHIVARRWAPSGHRVQ
- a CDS encoding TatD family hydrolase; amino-acid sequence: MYIDSHCHINFPELAARMPEILARMAENKVDKALCVSVNLPEFPSVLALAEQYPHIYASVGVHPDYEDTPEPTVEELVRLAGHPKIVAIGETGLDYYRLEGDLEWQRARFRTHIRASRATRKPLIIHTRSASADTIRILQEEGAAVDKGGVAGVMHCFTETLEVAQAAIEMGFYISFSGIVTFKSAKDLQAVARALPLDRILIETDSPYLAPVPYRGKMNEPGFVPHVAEFIATLKDVPLREVAERTTDNFYKLFNIAKN
- a CDS encoding ankyrin repeat domain-containing protein, whose translation is MMQRRGFLRLTGRSILAALVVAAFPNAMAFAATPGQVSDFYRAVQMDDASTVKSLLAAGVDPNGPNPVGGEPALVAALREGSMRVFRVLVDHPGIQLDAPALNGNTALMMAAFKHNQAAAEVLVQRGAAVNRPGWTPLHYAAASGDEPIARLLIKHGAKVDAVSPPASGAMTPLMMAEREGHPDMVAFLKEKGANPQLRNTEGLTAAQIGERSKGAR
- a CDS encoding methyltransferase domain-containing protein → MLNEREIESCYLGQFIPVHYHHNMLMDQNRMHSFKSAIFHAVKPGAKVLELGGGTGVLSFFAAQAAEKVYCVEFNPDMVREARKFLAMNQNGHKVEVIHADAFEYLPPEPVDIVICEMIHVGMLREKQVEVIESFKRRYLARFGGPLPVFMPEAVIMAVQPLQQEYDFEGFNAPIVQFQPTNVIYPGTVELAQPAVYSILDFNQPVDPLVAWEGRVQVEKAGTLNALRFITKNVLSIIEELGTTVDWLNHYMMLPLAQPLEVRAGDIVQISFAYRCGGSLPSLEASIRTELVARFEQEAVAEPAVESTVYA
- a CDS encoding DUF6139 family protein: MRLDIYRRAEQDGKFSYLAVPETRNIPEEATNTDWEVEARAVEVDDDAQQIEDYDIRNLNGQLAEKGYAVTSTMH